The genomic stretch CCATTTCGAGCCGTTCATGTTTCAAGTCGCGAAGCTCCGGCCAGTCACCGATGATGTTGTACCCGTCAACAATCAGGACTTCACGCATGAGGCTTGAACCGGCCTACTTCTTTTCGCCGCGTTGACGGAGCGTTTCGTAGAGCAAGATCCCCGTCGCCACACCTGCGTTGAGCGACTGAACTTGTCCGATCATCGGCAGGCGAACCAGATAGTCACAGCGCTTCTTCACCACTTCGCCTAGCCCTTTGCCCTCGTTGCCGATCACAAGCACCGTCGGGCCGGTCAGATCGACCTGATGGTACATGTTCTCGCCGTCCACATCGGTGCCGACCACCCAGTAGCCTTCTTTTTTCAACTGCTCGATCGTCTGCGAGATGTTGGGGACGCGCGCGACCGGCACGTGTTCGATCGCGCCTGCAGACGCTTTAGCCACCGTTGCGGTCAGCGGCACAGCGCGACGCTTCGGAATGATCACGCCATGAGCGCCAACCCCGTCTACCGAACGCAAAATCGAACCCAAGTTGTGCGGGTCTTCAATCTCATCCAGCACGATGATCAGGCCAGGACGGGGCGAATTGTTGGCCGCCGCCAAGATCACATCGAGTTCTACATACTCTTTGGCCGCGATGTAGGCGATGATCCCTTGGTGGTTGCGCCCTTCGGAGATCTGGTCGAGTTTGGCCCGGGGAACGCTTTGGATGATGATGTTCTTCGCACGCGCTTTGCCCAGCAGTTCGGTGATCGAACCTTGTGCGCCTTCTGCGACCAAAATCTTATTGATCTCGCGACCGGAGCGCAGCGCTTCCAGCACCGGATGGCGTCCTTCCACCTGCTCGTTGGAACTGTCCGATTTGGTACTCGCGATCGGCTCGCGGTCGACTCGTTCTGCGCGCACGATGCGCTCACGGTCGCGCTCCGGAGCCGGTCCGCGGCGCTCTGCACCCGTTCCTTTGCGCTCTCCGCCTTGCCCGCGACCTGCGCTCGGCCCTTTGCGCCCGCGCGGCGCTCTGTCTTTGCTGTTCTTTCTCATCGTCATTCATCCTTTTCGGTTAGTGTCTGAATTGCAGTTTTCGCCAGCTCCTGCAGGCGTTCATACGCCCCACACAAGTACAGATAGCCAATCAGGCTTTCAAACCCGGTGGCGTGGCGGTAGTCGATCAAACTGCCATTTTTCGGGCTCGAGCCCGATTTGGCATTGCGGCCGCGCTTGACGATCGTCAATTCCTCTTCGCTCAGCGTCGGCATCAGCAGGTGCAGCACGTCCGACTGCGCCTTGGCATTCACAAATTTGGTCGCAAATTTGTGCAGGCGGTCCGGCTTCATCTCCCCGCACTGCAAAAGATGTTCGCGCACAAAAATCTCCCAGACCGCATCGCCCATGTAGGCGAGGGCGAGCCCTGTCATCTCCTGCGGCTTTTTGACCGGTTTGACCTCTTGGTTGAACAGGGCCTGTACGCCTGTAACTTGCTCTGTCATGTTCTCACTTCCGTCTCCAGCGTACACCCTGCGGCGTGTCTTCAAGCACGATGCCCATCGCCGTCAGTTCGTCGCGAATCTCATCGGCACGCGCCCAGTTTTTCGACTTGCGGGCGTCATTGCGCTCTTGAATCAGCGCTTCCACCTGCGCCTCCAACCCAGCGTCATCTGATGCCGGCGCCAATGCCAGCACGTCGAGGAACTCCTCGATCAGTTGCAGGTAAGCGGTCAGCGCTGCTTGTTCCACCTGTTCGTTTCGCAAATAAACATTCGCGTCCGACACGAGGTCAAAGATGGCCGTGATCGCGTCGGCCGAGTTAAAGTCATCGTTCATCGCCGCTTCAAATGCACTGCGGTATTTGTCTGCCTCTACCTTATCAGCATGACCTTCCGATGCGCTCTCTACTCGGTGCTGCAAATTGAGCAAAGCGGTGGTGATCCGCTCATAGCCCGCTTTCGCATTTTCGGCCAACTCTTCAGAGAAGTTGACCGGATTGCGATAGTGCGCCGACAAGAGCAGAAAGCGCAGTACGGATCCGTCATATTTTTGCAAAAGGTCTCTTGTCGTCAGGAAGTTGCCGGTCGACTTGGACATCTTCTCATCGCCGAGATTGACAAACGCATTGTGCAGCCAGTACGTCGCGAACGGTTTGTGCGTACACGCTTCGGTCTGCGCCATTTCGTTTTCATGATGCGGGAACGTCAGATCGACGCCCCCACCATGAATGTCGATCTGCTCGCCCAAATATTTCAGGTTCATCGCCGAGCATTCGATGTGCCAACCTGGACGGCCTGCGCCCCACGGTGACTCCCAAGCGATCTCGCCCTCTTTTGCCGATTTCCAAAGCGCAAAGTCGGTCTGATGACGTTTGAGCTCGCTTTTTTCCACGCGTGCCCCGGCAATCAGGTTATCTAGCGTCTGACCAGACAATTTACCATAACCTGCAAACGTCGTCGTGTCAAAATAAACATCGCCTTGCGACTCATACGCATGGCCGCGCTCGATCAGATCAGCGATAAAAGCGATGATCTCCGGCATCTCTTCGGTCACCCGAGGATGAGCGGTCGCTCGGCGGACATGCAAGGCGTCTGCATCGGCAAAATAACTCTCGATGTATTTATCTGCCACTTCCTGCGGGGTCAGATTTTCTTCATGGCCGCGCTTGATAATCTTATCATCAACGTCGGTAAAATTTTGCACATAGTTTACTTCATATCCTTTATATTCGAAATAACGACGGATCATATCGAAGACGACGAACGGACGCGCATTGCCGATATGAAAATAGTTATAGACGGTCGGACCGCAGACGTACATTTTTACTTTGCCTGGCTCCAAGCTTTGAAACGGTTCTTTTTGGCGTGTCAACGAATTATACAGGTGTATCGACATCACGTGCTCTCCCCTCTTGATTTCGCAGTGTTTCCAACTCGCTCCTCAAGTCATCAATCTGCTGCTGCAACTGTTTGATCTGCTCCGCCACCGGGTCGGGCAGGTTGCACTGTTCCATATCGTCTACGCGGCGGCCATCTTGAATGACCACCTTGCCTGGAATCCCGACCACCGTCGAGTTCGGCGGAACTTCGCGCAGCACGACCGAACCGGCTCCTACTTTTGAGCCGGAGCCGATCGTAAACGACCCGAGCACCTTGGCCCCCGAGGCGACCAACACATTGTCGCCAAGCGTCGGGTGGCGCTTGCCTTTCTCTTTGCCCGTACCGCCCAGCGTGACGCCTTGGTACAGCGTACAGTCATTCCCGATCTCAGCAGTCTCTCCGATCACCACGCCCATCCCGTGGTCGATAAACAGACGGCGGCCGATCGTCGCGCCCGGATGGATCTCAATGCCCGTTATCCAACGTGCCAGTTGCGAGATCAAGCGCGCGAACGTGCGCATCTTCATGTTCCAAAACCAATGTGAAACACGGTACGCCCACAATGCGTGCAAACCTGAATAGGTCAGCACCACCTCCAGCGTAGAACGTGCCGCCGGGTCGCGGTTAAAAATGACTTGAATATCTTCCCGCATCCGTTCAAACATCTGAACGCACTCCTTCCCGAAAATAAAAAACCGCCTCTGCCGAATCGACAGAGACGGTTGATACACCGTGGTTCCACTCTGCTTGGCGCTATGTACAAGGAAGCCCTTGGCGTAAGCACCCGCTTGAACACCGGATAACGGCGGTGAACCGTCGGGCATTTCCTCCCGCGTACGGCAAGGTGCATTCAAAAAGCCGTCTCCTCGCACCGCTCTCACCCATGAGCGATACGTTCACTCAAGGCGGCACTCTCTGTCAGGTCGTACTTTTCTACTTCTTCCTTGCCTCTAACTTTCCCTGTTTACTGACTGTGACTATATGGTAACAAATTCCTATTCTTGGAGCAACTTACCAAGGCGCGCTGCCACTTTTTCTTTGCCAAACAGGGCCAAAGACAAGTTGAGGTCAGGGCCGTGCAACTGTCCGGTGAGGGCGACGCGCGTCGGCATGAACAACTGTTTGCCTTTCAAGCCTGTCTCTTTTTGTACCTCTTTTAGTGCCGCTTTGATCGTATCGACGTTGAACGTATCCATTGCCTGTACTTTGTCGAGGAACGCTTGCAGCACGACTTTCGCCGATTCCTCCGCCAAAACAGCTTTTGCATCCTCATCATATGCAACATCGTCGCTGAAGAACAGTACGGACAGCGGTACAATTTCGGAGACGGCGAGCATTGCGTCTTTGAACAGCGTGACCAACAGGGTGACCCATTCCCGGTCAAAATCTTCCCCGATCCGGCCTGCCGCCTGCAGGAACGGAATGGCCAAGTCTACGATGCGGTCGAGGTCGGCCGCTTTGATGTACTGCCCGTTCATCCAAGCCAGCTTGTCTTTGTCAAAAATGGCACCCGACTTGGAGATGCGGTCAAAGGAGAAGTGTTCAACCAACTCGTCAAGCGAGAAGATCTCCTGTTCGATCGACGGTGACCAACCGAGCAGAACGAGGAAGTTGTTGATCGCTTCTGGCAGATAGCCGAGCTCCGCATACTGTTCGATAAATTGGATGATCGACTCATCGCGCTTGGACAGCTTTTTGCCCGTCTCGTTGAGGATCAACGGCAGGTGAGCAAATTGCGGCTTGGTCCAGCCGAACGCTTCGTAGAGCATCAGTTGGCGCGGCGTGTTGGAGATGTGCTCTTCCCCGCGTGCGACATGGGTGATCTTCATCAGCGCATCGTCGATCGTGACCGCAAAGTTGTACGTCGGGATGCCGTCCGATTTGACGATGACAAAATCACCGATCCCGTTCGATTCGAACTCGACAAGGCCGCGAATCAGATCGTCAAACGCGAATACCTGATCGTCCGGCACACGGTAGCGAATCGTTTTCTTACGACCTTCGCTCTCGTGCTTGGCGCGCTCTTCTGCCGTCAGATGGCGGCATTTGCCGAGGTAGCGCGGCAATTCGCCTTTCGCGCTCAGCTCTTCGCGCTCAGCTTCCAACTCTTCGGCGGTACAGTAGCAATAGTAGGCTTGCCCGCTTTCCAGCAGTTGATCGGTATACTTTTGGTAGATGTCGAGGCGCTCCATGCAGGAATACGGGCCGTATTCGCCGCCGATCTCTGGGCCTTCATCCCAATTCAGGCCCAGCCAGCGGAACCCCTCCATGAAACCTTGCTCTGCATTTTCCTTGTTGCGCGCTTGGTCGGTGTCCTCGATGCGCAAGATGTAAGTGCCGCCATGTTTCTTGGCAAACAGATAGTTGAACAGCGCGGTGCGCGCGCCGCCGATATGTAAATGTCCGGTCGGACTCGGTGCATAACGTAAACGTACCGTCATCGGTATGACCTCCATAAAATAGTTTCCGCTTCATTGTAACAGGTTTAAGGTTTTTTGACGAGAAGCACCACCGCTTGGGCGGCCATTCCTTCTTCCCGCCCGACAAAGCCGAGCTTTTCGGTCGTCGTCGCTTTCACATTGACCTGCCCGAGCTCCGCTTCCAGCTCCCGAGCGATCACGCCGCGGATTTCGTCGATGTACGGACGCAATTTCGGGCGTTCCGCCATGACGACACAGTCGAGGTTACCCAGAACATAGCCGCGCTCTTTGACCAGCGCAAAGACGTGCTGGAGCAGTTTGACCGAGTCGGCTCCTTTGTAACGCGGATCGGTGTCCGGAAAATGCTTGCCGATGTCGCCTTCTGCAATCGCGCCGAGCAGCGCATCTTTGATCGCATGCAGCAAAACATCAGCATCGGAGTGCCCGAGCAGTCCCTTCTCATGCGGAATCAGCACTCCGCCCAAGATCAGGTCGCGGCCTGCGACCAGTTGGTGCACGTCATAACCCATGCCCACTCGAATCATCGTACATGTTCCCCTTTCAGCTTCCATAACGCCTCGGCGATGATCAGATCGTCAGGCGTGGTAATTTTGATGTTCGTATAGTTACCCTCTATCAGCAACACTGGATAGCCAGCCCACTCGACGAGCGAGGCATCATCGGTGCCGAGCCCGCCCGCCAGAACGGAACGCGCATGCGCCGCTTCCAAGATCGAACGGTGGAACGCTTGCGGCGTATGGACCGCGAACAGTTGGTTGCGAGGCAACGTTTCGCTGACCAGTTGCTGCTCGACCCGCTTGATCGTGTCTTTTACCGCCACGCCAAGCGTCGCCGCCCCTCTCACTCTAGCCGCCTCCAGCACCGCTTCCACTTCGTCTGTTGTGACGAGCGGTCTCGCCGCATCGTGAACGGCGACCAACTCTGTCGTCGCTAACAGCGCATCCAGCCCGTGGCGCACCGAATCTTGGCGCTCCTGACCACCTTCGACGATCGCGCCGACTTTTTCTACGCCGTGGTCGGCAATCAAGGTCTGAACATATTCCCTATCATCGGCAGAGACGACCAATATCATCCGATCGATCGACGGGCAGGCGGACAGCGCCTGCAACGTGCGCACCAAGATCGGAGCGCCGTCAAGCGGCAGGTATTGCTTTTTGATCTGACTGCCCATGCGCGATCCGCTTCCTGCTGCCACGATTATCACTTCGGTTTGCATCGATCGTTCCCCTCTCTTCGTCTTATCTATACACCAACCAGATAGTCGTTGCAAGTAAAAAGCGCCGCACCTCAAGGTGCGGCGCTACGCTGTTACAAGGCGCGCTCTAACATTTTCGGCTTGGCAAAGATCATCCGACCCGCAGAGGTTTGTAACACCGATGTGACCAGCACTTCCAATCGGGTGCCGATAAAATCACGTCCGCCTTCGACGACGATCATCGTGCCATCATCGAGGTAACCGACCCCTTGGTTATGCTCTTTTCCGTCTTTGATCACTTGCACAAAAATCTCTTCCCCTGGCAACACGACCGGCTTGACCGCGTTGGCGAGGTCGTTGATGTTGAGCACCCCGACGCCTTGCAGCTCACAGACTTTATTCAGGTTGAAGTCATTGGTGACCACTTTCCCGTTGATCTGCTTGGCGAGGCGCACCAGCTTGGAATCGACTTCCTGAATCTCCTCAAAATCGATCTCCATCACTTGGACTTTGATCTTCAGTTCCTTTTGAATCTTGTTCAGGATGTCAAGGCCCCGTCTTCCCCGGTTGCGCTTGAGCACATCGGACGAGTCGGCGATATGTTGCAGTTCTTCGAGCACGAACGACGGGATGACGAGCACACCGTCGAGAAATTCCGTCTTCACAATATCGGCGATGCGTCCGTCGATGATGACGCTCGTATCCAAAATCTTCGCTTCGCCTGGACGGTGCTTCTCCTCCGCCTTGCTCTTCTCCTTGCCCCCGAGGCGACCCGGGAAGAAGTTCATCAGATCTTCGCGCTTGGTGAAGAAAAAGCGGTAGCCCATATAGGCGAGCAGCACGCTGGCAAAGAATTGCACAACCCGGCCCACGACCGGAATCAGCGCGATGGCCGGTGCCATCAGATACGCAATGATAAGACCGAGTACCATCCCGAACGCTCCGGCGATCACGTCGGGGAACGGAGTTTTGATCATTTTCTCTTCGAACCACTTGATCAAACTCACCGTATAATCAACGATCCAGCTCGTCGCGAGGATGAAGAGCGAACCGCCTAACACTGCTCCGAAAATCGGATGTACAAACGGATTGATGTCCAAGCTGACCAAGCTGAACAAACCCGGTGCAAATTGGTAACCCAGCACAAACCCGATGACGGCGAAAAACAGATGCACAATGCGTTTTAACACAGGAATGTCACCTCCATATCAAGCATTATAGACAATGAAACACACATCAAAACGTAGGGAAGTGCTTTGTCATTAACTTTTAAGAAAAGAAGACGTCAAATGACGTCTCATGAGTTCATACACTAGCATACCACATTTGAAAGGCTCAGTCAATTGCAAATGATCTATATTACCATAGCGATGCACATTTCGTCAACAAAATTCATTGTTTGTCGAACGAACACGCTCAACAGGCAGTGTTCCTACCCGATACATACGCAAAAAAACCGCCGGGGTTGCTTCCCCTAGCGGTTTTTCTTGTGGAAATTTCTACTTGGCGATCCTTTCGTACGGATCTTCCACAGCGTCCGTTTTTCGCTTTTTCTTATTTCCGTTTTTTTTTAACACGCCATACAGCGCATAAAAAGCGAGCGGCAAGAAGATCAAACGATTCACGTATTCAGGCCAGAACATAAAGGTGCCGAGCACGATCGCAAGAATCAGCGGCACGATGTAGTAGGTTGCTTTCGGAATTCCAACTTTTTTGAAGTTGGGATACTTGATGTTCGAGATCATCAGATAGGCCAGAAAGACCATAAACAGCGGCAAGGTGATATTTGGTGCCGGCAACATGCCGTGATACAGCGCCAGCGTTGCCAACACGCCCCCAGCAGCGGTGATCGGCAAGCCGATAAAATAGTTGGGCGAACCGGCCGACACGTTAAAACGTGCCAAGCGAAGTGCACCACAGATCGGGAAGACCGCGGTGATCACCATACCGACCCAGCCCATGTCTTTGAGCACGACCCCATACATGATAAAAGCGGGGGCCACCCCAAACGAGATCACGTCCGACAGCGAGTCGAGCTCTTTGCCGAATTCGCTTTGCGCATTCAGCATCCGTGCGACACGACCGTCCAGACCGTCGAGCAGCATCCCGATGATGACGAGCAGTGCTGCCCAGTCAAAATTTCCTTGAAATGCAACGATGATCGATATAATACCTAAGAATA from Tumebacillus algifaecis encodes the following:
- the rlmB gene encoding 23S rRNA (guanosine(2251)-2'-O)-methyltransferase RlmB; amino-acid sequence: MRKNSKDRAPRGRKGPSAGRGQGGERKGTGAERRGPAPERDRERIVRAERVDREPIASTKSDSSNEQVEGRHPVLEALRSGREINKILVAEGAQGSITELLGKARAKNIIIQSVPRAKLDQISEGRNHQGIIAYIAAKEYVELDVILAAANNSPRPGLIIVLDEIEDPHNLGSILRSVDGVGAHGVIIPKRRAVPLTATVAKASAGAIEHVPVARVPNISQTIEQLKKEGYWVVGTDVDGENMYHQVDLTGPTVLVIGNEGKGLGEVVKKRCDYLVRLPMIGQVQSLNAGVATGILLYETLRQRGEKK
- the cysE gene encoding serine O-acetyltransferase, whose protein sequence is MFERMREDIQVIFNRDPAARSTLEVVLTYSGLHALWAYRVSHWFWNMKMRTFARLISQLARWITGIEIHPGATIGRRLFIDHGMGVVIGETAEIGNDCTLYQGVTLGGTGKEKGKRHPTLGDNVLVASGAKVLGSFTIGSGSKVGAGSVVLREVPPNSTVVGIPGKVVIQDGRRVDDMEQCNLPDPVAEQIKQLQQQIDDLRSELETLRNQEGRARDVDTPV
- a CDS encoding Mini-ribonuclease 3, which produces MTEQVTGVQALFNQEVKPVKKPQEMTGLALAYMGDAVWEIFVREHLLQCGEMKPDRLHKFATKFVNAKAQSDVLHLLMPTLSEEELTIVKRGRNAKSGSSPKNGSLIDYRHATGFESLIGYLYLCGAYERLQELAKTAIQTLTEKDE
- the pssA gene encoding CDP-diacylglycerol--serine O-phosphatidyltransferase; this encodes MVRRALPSMFTVGNLFLGIISIIVAFQGNFDWAALLVIIGMLLDGLDGRVARMLNAQSEFGKELDSLSDVISFGVAPAFIMYGVVLKDMGWVGMVITAVFPICGALRLARFNVSAGSPNYFIGLPITAAGGVLATLALYHGMLPAPNITLPLFMVFLAYLMISNIKYPNFKKVGIPKATYYIVPLILAIVLGTFMFWPEYVNRLIFLPLAFYALYGVLKKNGNKKKRKTDAVEDPYERIAK
- a CDS encoding PIN/TRAM domain-containing protein encodes the protein MLKRIVHLFFAVIGFVLGYQFAPGLFSLVSLDINPFVHPIFGAVLGGSLFILATSWIVDYTVSLIKWFEEKMIKTPFPDVIAGAFGMVLGLIIAYLMAPAIALIPVVGRVVQFFASVLLAYMGYRFFFTKREDLMNFFPGRLGGKEKSKAEEKHRPGEAKILDTSVIIDGRIADIVKTEFLDGVLVIPSFVLEELQHIADSSDVLKRNRGRRGLDILNKIQKELKIKVQVMEIDFEEIQEVDSKLVRLAKQINGKVVTNDFNLNKVCELQGVGVLNINDLANAVKPVVLPGEEIFVQVIKDGKEHNQGVGYLDDGTMIVVEGGRDFIGTRLEVLVTSVLQTSAGRMIFAKPKMLERAL
- the cysS gene encoding cysteine--tRNA ligase is translated as MSIHLYNSLTRQKEPFQSLEPGKVKMYVCGPTVYNYFHIGNARPFVVFDMIRRYFEYKGYEVNYVQNFTDVDDKIIKRGHEENLTPQEVADKYIESYFADADALHVRRATAHPRVTEEMPEIIAFIADLIERGHAYESQGDVYFDTTTFAGYGKLSGQTLDNLIAGARVEKSELKRHQTDFALWKSAKEGEIAWESPWGAGRPGWHIECSAMNLKYLGEQIDIHGGGVDLTFPHHENEMAQTEACTHKPFATYWLHNAFVNLGDEKMSKSTGNFLTTRDLLQKYDGSVLRFLLLSAHYRNPVNFSEELAENAKAGYERITTALLNLQHRVESASEGHADKVEADKYRSAFEAAMNDDFNSADAITAIFDLVSDANVYLRNEQVEQAALTAYLQLIEEFLDVLALAPASDDAGLEAQVEALIQERNDARKSKNWARADEIRDELTAMGIVLEDTPQGVRWRRK
- the gltX gene encoding glutamate--tRNA ligase, producing the protein MPMTVRLRYAPSPTGHLHIGGARTALFNYLFAKKHGGTYILRIEDTDQARNKENAEQGFMEGFRWLGLNWDEGPEIGGEYGPYSCMERLDIYQKYTDQLLESGQAYYCYCTAEELEAEREELSAKGELPRYLGKCRHLTAEERAKHESEGRKKTIRYRVPDDQVFAFDDLIRGLVEFESNGIGDFVIVKSDGIPTYNFAVTIDDALMKITHVARGEEHISNTPRQLMLYEAFGWTKPQFAHLPLILNETGKKLSKRDESIIQFIEQYAELGYLPEAINNFLVLLGWSPSIEQEIFSLDELVEHFSFDRISKSGAIFDKDKLAWMNGQYIKAADLDRIVDLAIPFLQAAGRIGEDFDREWVTLLVTLFKDAMLAVSEIVPLSVLFFSDDVAYDEDAKAVLAEESAKVVLQAFLDKVQAMDTFNVDTIKAALKEVQKETGLKGKQLFMPTRVALTGQLHGPDLNLSLALFGKEKVAARLGKLLQE
- the ispD gene encoding 2-C-methyl-D-erythritol 4-phosphate cytidylyltransferase; translation: MQTEVIIVAAGSGSRMGSQIKKQYLPLDGAPILVRTLQALSACPSIDRMILVVSADDREYVQTLIADHGVEKVGAIVEGGQERQDSVRHGLDALLATTELVAVHDAARPLVTTDEVEAVLEAARVRGAATLGVAVKDTIKRVEQQLVSETLPRNQLFAVHTPQAFHRSILEAAHARSVLAGGLGTDDASLVEWAGYPVLLIEGNYTNIKITTPDDLIIAEALWKLKGEHVR
- the ispF gene encoding 2-C-methyl-D-erythritol 2,4-cyclodiphosphate synthase; its protein translation is MIRVGMGYDVHQLVAGRDLILGGVLIPHEKGLLGHSDADVLLHAIKDALLGAIAEGDIGKHFPDTDPRYKGADSVKLLQHVFALVKERGYVLGNLDCVVMAERPKLRPYIDEIRGVIARELEAELGQVNVKATTTEKLGFVGREEGMAAQAVVLLVKKP